A window from Bufo bufo chromosome 1, aBufBuf1.1, whole genome shotgun sequence encodes these proteins:
- the HEPACAM gene encoding hepatocyte cell adhesion molecule yields the protein MKTERAGDLRALSCPTLHHLLWLLAVYTDVVEVVNITSHIQHIHGTYGKSALLSVQYSSSSSDKPVVKWQVRREKPITVVQSVGTDIIGNLRPDYKDRIQIYENGSLLISNLLLSDEGMYEVEVSITDDTFTGEKSINLTVDVPVSKPRVSTPSSTVLELTENFTMSCVHDNGTKPLYTWLKAGKTLTNDSRILLSPDRRVMTITRVVVSDDDIYNCLVENPVSSGRSSPIKLTVYRRSSLYIVLSIGGIFLLVTLVTVCACWKPSRKEKHKLEAQASCEYTDQDLLKHEVEVTARTMERENKNPMTLYILKDKESTEVEEDSPTESRTASDASGSPSYTSSRFPGHRYHHSPVRSPPVSRDNGSPPKSDGPRSTARSLRTAGVHVIREQDEECAVQSNT from the exons ATGTAGTTGAGGTTGTGAACATCACCAGTCACATCCAGCACATCCATGGAACCTATGGGAAATCAGCCCTGCTGTCGGTTCAGTACAGCAGCTCCAGCAGTGACAAACCAGTGGTCAAATGGCAAGTGAGGAGAGAGAAACCCATCACTGTAGTGCAGTCTGTTGGCACCGATATTATTGGGAATTTGCGCCCGGATTACAAAGATCGGATACAGATCTATGAAAATGGCTCACTCCTGATCAGTAACCTGCTTCTGTCTGATGAggggatgtatgaggtggaggtctctATAACCGATGACACGTTCACCGGAGAAAAATCCATCAATCTCACTGTGGACG TTCCTGTATCTAAGCCTCGGGTGTCCACTCCTTCATCTACTGTCTTGGAGCTGACAGAGAACTTCACCATGAGCTGTGTCCATGATAATGGGACTAAACCACTTTACACCTGGCTGAAGGCTGGGAAGACGTTGACTAATGACTCCAGgattctcctgtcccctgaccgtcGAGTGATGACCATCACCAGAGTCGTAGTATCTGATGATGACATTTATAATTGCCTGGTGGAGAATCCAGTCAGCAGTGGACGTAGCTCTCCTATAAAACTAACTGTTTACA GAAGAAGTTCTTTGTACATCGTCCTGTCCATTGGGGGGATATTTCTGCTTGTTACATTGGTCACCGTCTGCGCTTGTTGGAAGCCATCCAGGAA GGAGAAGCACAAGCTGGAGGCACAGGCATCATGTGAATATACAGACCAGGATCTCCTAAAACATGAAG TTGAAGTTACTGCACGGACCATGGAACGAGAGAACAAAAATCCTATGACTTTGTACATCTTAAAGGATAAG GAATctacagaggtggaggaagactcTCCCACAGAATCAAGGACTGCATCTGACGCATCTGGGTCCCCCAGTTACACAAGCAGCAGATTCCCTGGCCACAGGTACCACCACTCTCCAGTGAGGTCACCACCTGTCAGTAGAGACAATGGATCTCCACCCAAATCTGACGGACCCCGAAGTACTGCCCGGTCACTGCGAACAGCTGGGGTGCACGTTATCCGTGAACAAGATGAAGAATGTGCGGTGCAGAGTAACACCTGA